The following are encoded in a window of Streptomyces sp. 11x1 genomic DNA:
- a CDS encoding polyprenyl synthetase family protein codes for MGPSDAKDHPAAASPPGSGEEEPSPMPADACGPHAVDRDVPGAVRRVLEGLLAERTERAAALDPVFAGDLAERVARFALDGGKLMRPRFVWWALRACGGGAAETEAALRIGAALELIQTCALVHDDVMDGSRLRRGRLALHADIAAQYADVTEPVHGTRFGEAAAILAGDLALAWADDIVAATRATPAAEHAVRELWSTMRTEMVAGQYLDIQGQATSSRSLARAIRAACLKSALYSVERPLALGAALAGADAARTRALCSAGRCVGIAFQLRDDVGDVFGGPRHVGKPTGGDIRAGKPTYLVAVAQARAEAADDRHALAVLGRSLCRADLPEHRLAEVRDVLIRTGARDIVEAKIERLVAQGLRHLESAPLEAEGRLRLRDLLHTTAGTPSPPPPSSGAHGPLDGVPVSLLLGAVEGAAR; via the coding sequence ATGGGCCCCAGCGACGCGAAGGATCACCCCGCGGCAGCGTCACCGCCCGGATCCGGTGAGGAGGAACCCTCACCCATGCCGGCGGACGCGTGCGGGCCACACGCCGTCGACCGCGACGTCCCCGGGGCCGTACGACGGGTGCTGGAGGGTCTGCTGGCGGAGCGCACCGAGCGGGCCGCCGCGCTCGACCCGGTCTTCGCGGGGGATCTGGCAGAGCGGGTCGCACGCTTCGCCCTGGACGGAGGCAAGCTCATGCGGCCGCGCTTCGTCTGGTGGGCCCTGCGCGCGTGCGGGGGAGGGGCCGCCGAGACGGAGGCCGCCCTGCGGATCGGTGCCGCGCTCGAACTCATCCAGACCTGCGCGCTGGTCCACGACGACGTCATGGACGGCTCCCGGCTGCGCCGAGGCCGGCTCGCCCTGCACGCCGACATCGCCGCGCAGTACGCCGACGTCACGGAGCCGGTCCACGGGACGCGTTTCGGAGAGGCCGCGGCCATCCTCGCCGGCGATCTGGCCCTGGCCTGGGCGGACGACATCGTGGCGGCGACCAGGGCGACACCGGCCGCCGAGCACGCCGTGCGCGAGCTGTGGAGCACCATGCGCACCGAGATGGTGGCCGGTCAGTACCTGGACATCCAGGGCCAGGCGACCTCCTCCAGGTCCCTGGCCCGAGCGATCCGCGCCGCCTGCCTGAAGAGCGCCCTGTACTCGGTCGAGCGCCCCCTGGCCCTCGGGGCGGCGCTGGCGGGCGCGGACGCCGCGCGGACCCGGGCCCTGTGCTCGGCCGGCCGCTGCGTCGGCATCGCCTTCCAGCTCCGGGACGACGTCGGCGACGTCTTCGGCGGTCCCCGGCACGTCGGCAAACCCACCGGGGGCGACATCCGGGCCGGCAAGCCCACCTACCTGGTCGCCGTGGCACAGGCCCGGGCCGAGGCGGCCGACGACCGCCACGCCCTCGCCGTACTGGGGCGGTCCCTCTGCCGGGCCGATCTGCCGGAGCACCGTCTCGCCGAGGTCCGCGACGTCCTGATCCGCACCGGCGCGCGCGACATCGTCGAGGCGAAGATCGAGCGCCTCGTCGCCCAGGGCCTGCGTCACCTGGAATCCGCCCCGCTGGAGGCGGAGGGCCGACTGCGTCTGCGGGACCTGTTGCACACCACGGCCGGCACCCCGTCACCGCCGCCTCCCTCCTCCGGCGCCCATGGCCCCCTGGACGGCGTGCCCGTCTCGCTGCTGCTGGGCGCCGTCGAAGGGGCCGCCCGATGA
- a CDS encoding phytoene/squalene synthase family protein: protein MTARELDAAGITEPVLRDAYARCRRLNARHGRTYFLATRLLPVERRPAVHALYGFARWADDIVDSLDTDAPAHRRAADLALLHERLERGLRDAHARTAGHALTDGDGISDVIGDGVGDGDEPVVLALADTARRYAIDHRHFSDFMASMRSDLEVTDYPTYDDLRTYMHGSAAVIGLQMLPILGTVVPREEAAPHAAALGVAFQLTNFLRDVGEDLDRGRLYLPADLLSAHGADRELLSWSRRTGRRDRRITEALRAFEDLTRGVYREAAPGLALLDPVSRPCIRTAFVLYGGILDAVARDGYAVLHRRAVVPRRRRAAVAVDGLVRLTAARAAARAARAGARRPGPRQPDTAPAAPAAGHEPTAVTAPPHPLHEEVA, encoded by the coding sequence ATGACCGCCCGCGAACTCGACGCGGCGGGCATCACCGAGCCGGTGCTGCGCGACGCCTACGCCCGCTGCCGCCGCCTCAACGCCCGGCACGGCAGGACCTACTTCCTCGCCACCCGGCTGCTGCCCGTGGAACGCCGCCCCGCCGTGCACGCGCTCTACGGGTTCGCCCGCTGGGCCGATGACATCGTCGACTCCCTGGACACCGACGCGCCCGCGCACCGCCGCGCGGCGGACCTCGCGCTCCTCCACGAACGGCTGGAACGAGGACTGCGCGACGCCCACGCCCGAACGGCCGGCCACGCCCTGACCGACGGCGACGGCATCAGTGACGTCATCGGTGACGGCGTCGGCGACGGTGACGAGCCGGTCGTCCTCGCGCTCGCCGACACCGCCCGCCGGTACGCCATCGACCACCGGCACTTCAGCGACTTCATGGCCTCCATGCGCAGCGACCTGGAGGTCACCGACTACCCGACCTACGACGACCTGCGCACCTACATGCACGGCTCCGCCGCCGTGATCGGGCTGCAGATGCTGCCGATCCTCGGCACGGTGGTCCCGCGCGAGGAGGCCGCCCCGCACGCGGCCGCCCTCGGGGTGGCCTTCCAACTGACCAACTTCCTGCGGGACGTCGGCGAGGACCTCGACCGGGGCCGCCTCTACCTGCCCGCCGACCTGCTGAGCGCGCACGGAGCGGACCGGGAACTGCTGTCGTGGAGCCGCCGCACCGGCCGGCGCGACCGGCGGATCACCGAGGCACTGCGGGCCTTCGAGGACCTCACCCGTGGCGTCTACCGCGAGGCGGCCCCGGGCCTCGCCCTGCTCGACCCCGTCTCACGCCCCTGCATCCGCACCGCGTTCGTGCTGTACGGGGGCATCCTGGACGCCGTCGCCCGCGACGGCTACGCGGTGCTGCACCGCCGGGCCGTGGTCCCCCGCCGACGGCGCGCAGCGGTGGCCGTCGACGGACTCGTACGCCTGACGGCGGCACGGGCGGCGGCACGGGCGGCGCGCGCCGGGGCACGGCGGCCGGGACCGCGGCAGCCGGACACCGCGCCCGCCGCGCCCGCCGCCGGACATGAGCCGACCGCCGTCACTGCCCCGCCCCACCCGCTCCACGAGGAGGTCGCGTGA
- the crtI gene encoding phytoene desaturase family protein: MTRTVPGRTDHVVVVGAGLSGLAATLHLLGAGRRVTLVERDPLPGGRAGRLERGGYRIDTGPTVLTMPELADEAFAAVGATLRDRVDLIPLHPAYRALFADGSGLDVHTDADAMEAEVERFAGAEEAAGYRRLRGWLERLYRAQMRRFIDTNFDSPFQLLTPDLARLAALGGFGRLDAGIGRHLRDERLRRVFSFQALYAGVPPARALAAYAVIAYMDTVAGVYFPRGGMHALPRAMADAAAEAGADLRFGRDVTRLERSGDRVTAVVTAHERIPCDAVVLTPDLPVAYALLGRPPRRPLRIRHAPSAVVLHAGTDRTWPRLAHHTLSFGTAWRRTFDELTRTGSLMSDPSLLITRPTATDPTLAPPGHHLHYILAPCPNTDIGPDAAAWGDLAPRYRDSILRELERRGLDGLADAVEEQALVTPADWHAQGLAAGTPFSAAHTFAQTGPFRPRNLVRGTANAVLAGCGTTPGVGVPTVLLSGKLAAARITGRHATPVHRRRRTASAAPEGTPS, from the coding sequence ATGACCAGGACCGTTCCCGGGCGCACGGACCACGTGGTGGTCGTCGGCGCCGGACTCTCCGGCCTGGCGGCCACCCTGCACCTGCTCGGAGCCGGCCGCCGGGTCACCCTCGTCGAGCGTGACCCGCTGCCCGGCGGTCGCGCCGGACGCCTGGAGCGCGGCGGCTATCGCATCGACACCGGCCCCACCGTGCTGACCATGCCCGAGCTCGCCGACGAGGCCTTCGCCGCGGTCGGCGCGACCCTGCGCGACCGCGTCGACCTCATCCCCCTGCACCCGGCCTACCGGGCCCTGTTCGCCGACGGCAGCGGCCTCGACGTCCACACCGACGCCGACGCCATGGAGGCGGAGGTCGAACGCTTCGCGGGCGCCGAGGAGGCCGCGGGCTACCGGCGGCTGCGCGGCTGGCTGGAGCGGCTGTACCGGGCGCAGATGAGACGCTTCATCGACACCAACTTCGACTCCCCCTTCCAGCTGCTCACCCCGGACCTCGCGCGGCTCGCCGCGCTCGGCGGCTTCGGACGGCTGGACGCCGGCATCGGCCGCCATCTGCGCGACGAACGCCTGCGCCGGGTCTTCTCCTTCCAGGCGCTCTACGCGGGCGTCCCGCCCGCGCGTGCCCTCGCCGCCTACGCCGTGATCGCCTACATGGACACCGTGGCCGGCGTGTACTTCCCCCGCGGCGGGATGCACGCCCTGCCGCGGGCCATGGCGGACGCCGCCGCCGAAGCGGGCGCGGACCTGCGGTTCGGGCGGGACGTCACCCGGCTGGAACGCTCCGGCGACCGCGTCACCGCCGTGGTCACCGCACATGAGCGCATCCCGTGCGACGCCGTCGTCCTCACCCCCGATCTGCCCGTCGCCTACGCCCTGCTGGGCCGCCCGCCGCGCCGCCCGCTGCGGATCAGACACGCGCCGTCGGCCGTCGTCCTGCACGCCGGCACCGACCGGACCTGGCCCCGACTAGCCCACCACACCCTGTCCTTCGGCACCGCGTGGCGACGCACCTTCGACGAACTCACCCGCACCGGAAGCCTGATGAGCGACCCGTCCCTGCTGATCACCCGCCCGACCGCCACCGACCCGACGCTCGCCCCGCCCGGCCACCACCTGCACTACATCCTCGCGCCCTGTCCCAACACCGACATCGGACCGGACGCCGCCGCGTGGGGCGACCTGGCTCCCCGCTACCGCGACAGCATCCTGCGGGAGCTGGAACGCCGCGGCCTCGACGGCCTCGCCGACGCCGTCGAGGAGCAGGCGCTCGTCACCCCGGCAGACTGGCACGCCCAGGGCCTCGCGGCGGGCACCCCCTTCTCGGCCGCCCACACCTTCGCGCAGACCGGCCCGTTCCGGCCGCGCAACCTCGTACGCGGCACCGCCAACGCCGTACTCGCCGGCTGCGGCACCACCCCCGGCGTGGGAGTGCCGACCGTCCTGCTGTCCGGCAAGCTCGCCGCCGCCCGCATCACCGGCCGACACGCGACCCCCGTCCACAGGCGTCGGCGCACCGCGTCGGCCGCACCGGAAGGAACCCCCTCATGA